CCTGCAGCGGATGTGCTCGGACGCGGGGATGCTCGCGACCGCCGAGTACCGGGATGACGACCAGATCGACGTCGTCGTAATGGAGCCCGGCGCGGTCACGAAGACAGCCGACTGGGAGCGCCTCGACTATACGCGAGACAACGACTGGAGCAAGTACGCGAACGTCCTCTCAGCGTTCGGCGCGGAGCAGGAGGATGGAACCCGGCTGGAGGCGGCGGCGCGCTCGCAGTCCGAAGTCGACCAGTACGGCGAACGCGAGGGGAAGGCGCTCTTCAAGCCGGAGATCTCGAACGAGCAGCAGTTGAAGAATCTCGTGCGCGTCGAGCTGTCGAAGCTCATCGCGAAGCGCGACCCGAGCGCGTCGGTCGATATCGCCCCGCAGGCCATCGCGCCCGGCTACGCCTACGAGGTTCCGTGCCTCGACGGGGAGGAGGTCGTCCTCTGGCGTACCGAAGTCGACGACCGGTCGAGCGGCCGCGGGAGTCTGGAGTTCGGCGAGCCCGACGACCTCGCCGACGTCTTCCGGCAGATCCACGTCGACGTCCGCGACGTGAAGGACGTCGTTTGAGTCAGTATCCGGTCAATTCGTTCACCTTGAAGTACTCGACCGTCCCGGTATCTGAACCGAGATAGCCTGCCTTGAACCGCCATTTCGAGTTTGCTTCGAGACCACTGGTGTTGTCGAGGCCATCCCCGATTTTGATCTGCTCCTTGTCGTAGAAGTTAATCAGCACTTGGACGTACTCGTAATCTCTATCAGAGATGTTTTCGACGATTCCCTGTGCACCAATCTGATATTCGTCTTGGAACCAGTCGATAGACGTGATGACGAGGTTTCCGTCGGGACTAATGGCTCCGTACTCGGAGACCTTCTGCTGGGCTTCTGACTGTGCTGTAGTCGTCGTTGTGGTCGGCTCAGTCGTCTGTTCGGCTTCTCTGCTGGATTCTTTAGGGGATTCGGTGGAGTCTCCAGAGCAGCCCGCAAGAAGGCCTGTCGATGCGAGTCCGGTAGTGGCGAGGAACGTGCGCCGTCTCATACACGTTCATTCACGAGCAGCGTCATAAACGTAAGTGCAAACTCGAACCGCCTATACTCACTTTACTGTGCGCTCTCGCGTGGGTCGTCGACGAACTCGTAGAGGCCGCGGGAGATCTTGCGGACCCAGCCGGCGTCGGTGAGGCGGCGGAGCTGGTACTCGACGTTCCCCTTATCGAGTGAGGTGTGTTCGATGAGGTAGCGGGGGTTGGCTCTCCCCCAGGGGTCGTCGGTGTCGCGGCCGTCTTTGAGGGCGTCGAGGAGTTCGTCGGTGTCGTCGGTGGCGTCAAAGTCGGGGTTGACGTCGGCCATTATGCTTGGCTCGGCGCTCATGGAGCATAGTAGGTTGCGGTCTGCATTATAGTTTGCTACGCACACTGCAATACACTTTGCAATACAAAGCTATAAGGCGGTGCGGAGTGTACACTGAAATAGACCAACCTGGTACGCCGACGCCGCGAAGAAGTCGGCCCGGTGTGACAGCACCGGGCCAGGTGGTCATCCCAGCAAGGACAACCATGTCAACAGACACCCCCACCGCTGATAAAGGAAACGCCAAGCACCGAGTCACACAACCGCGCATCCTCCACCACACGCGCGACCACCGCCCGCTCCCGGAGAGCTGGCGGCAGCACGGCGGCCACGAAGACGTCGGCGAAGACGAGACCGCGTTCTACTGCACGCAGATCGCCGACGAGAGCACCATCAAGGAGCTCTGGATCACTCCCACCCAGCGGCAGACCGTCGAGCGTCACAAGGTCCAAGCGCGCTACGTCCGCCGGGACGGACGCGCTGTCGTCGTTCGCCAGTTCGACGCTGTCGAGACCGACGACGGAACGGTCCTCCCCGACTGCGTCGTCGAGGACGGCCCCGGAGCGTTCCCGGTCGTACTCGCCGTCGACGAAGACGACCCGCGCGAGCTCATCGACGAGATTACGCCGAGCCCGGTTGACATCCGCGTCCTCCAGACCGACTGGGGACTCCAGGTCACCGAGGAGGTCGATGCGTGATGGCGGCCGCTGGCGACAACGTCGGCCTCCACGTCGGCGACCACGTCCGCGACAAAGAGGACGACGACAGTGGCCGACTGCTCGTCGTCGGCATCTCCGCAAAGCGAGCCGGCGAACACCGCGTCGGCACGACCTCGAAGACCGTCGCCGAGTTCAATGAGGACTACCCGAGCGACGACCACGTCATCGAGGTCCAGTACGTCCAGCGAACCGACATGGACGTCTCCGACGGGACACGCTACTCGTTCCCTCGTTCGCGGCTGGAGGTCGTCGAGCGCATCCACGACATCGAGGGCGACGAGGAGGCGAGTGCGTGATGTCGCCACTCCGCGCCAGCTCGATGGCTGACGATCTCGTCCGCGAGGACCTCGGCCTCGAAGACTACGCGGCGCAGTACGCCACCGAGGAGCTCGGCCACAGCGACGAAGCCTACCAAGCACTCATCACCACCGCGAACCACCTCGGGACGGCGTCGTGGTGTCTCAACGAACAGGGACGAGGCGGCATGGCGGCACACGTTGACGACGGGCGGGACGCCGTCCTCGACCTCGCCGAAGACTACGGCCGCGAGCGAGCCATCGAATCCGTCCAGGGCGTCGACGTCCACGGCCACCGCGTCGACCTCCGTCACTCCATCAGGCGGGACTGCCCGAGCTGTAGCGAGAACATCGAGGCCTACCATATCGGGACCACCTCCCGCGGCGACATCGTCCTCGACGAGTGGGTGTGTGGACACTGCGGCGTCATCCTCCAGACAGGCGACGCGACCAAACGCCTCACCTCTTGGCGGCTAGACCGAGACACCGAGGTGTTCACTCGCGTCGATCACAACGGCGACGAGCGAGACAGCACGAACGCACACGCCAGCGCGGTGAACGAGATGCTCGCCGCGAACGAGGAGGGCGACGATGAGTAATGGACTCCGGTGGGGCGTCTGGGACGAAATCGACCGTGAGAACAAGCGCACCGGTCGCGACCTCTCCCCAGAGACGGTGGTCGTCCGCGTCGACGACGACCGTGCGAACTCGCGCTACACGATTCACGTCGAACACCCGAGCGAGCGAGGTGGAACGCGGTGCTTCCACCGGATCGAGCGCGCGACCGTGGTGTCCGGTGTGAAGAGTCGGCTTCGCGATCTCGACGGCGTCGAACGCATCGAAGTCATCGACGAGGCTGGCCTCCGACTCACCGAACGCGAGCTCCGCCCGAAGACCTGGATCGGCGTCACCGGCACCCCCGAGGTGGTCGTCGCATGAGTGACGACGTTCAGTTTGGGAGCGATACTGAACGCGAAGCGAATCGGTACTGGGCGGAGTGCGGGACGTGCGACCGCGTCCTCCTCTCGACCGACGGCACGACCGAGGGTTACGACCGGTGCGAGGACGCTCTCGCCGACCACATCGACGACGGGACGGCCTGTCACGGTGGCCGTGTCATGGCCGAGGGTCCCGGAGGTGAGTGGCGTGCACTCTGAGGACGATACCGAACGGTCGGGCCGGAAGCTCTCGGCGTTCCCGTACATCGGGAGCAAGACGTACCTCGCGCCGTGGGTCGTCGAGCACCTGCGCGACCACGAGACGTTCGTCGTGCCGTTCGGTGGCGCGGCAGGCGTGCTTCTGAACAAGCCGCGGAGTCACGCCGAGATCTTCAACGACCGCGACGAGTACGTGGCCGAGTTCTTCGACGTCGTCCGCACGGAGCCGGACGCGCTCGCGTCGGCGGTCGAGAACATCCCATATTCGCGTGGCCTCTACAACGAGTGGTCGCGACGGTTCCGCGACCCGGAGCGCGACCTCGCCGACGACCGCGTCGAGGAGGCCGCCCGCTGGGTGTTCCTCCGATACGCGAGTTTCAGCGGCCGGTACGGCCAGCGCGCCGGCTTCGCGACGGACACGCCGCGGAAGGGACCGCAGAAGTCGGAGATCTGGGCGCGCGTCCCCGACCGCATCCAGCTCGTCCGAGACCGATTCAAGGGCGTCGCGATAGAGTGCGGTGACTACTCGACGCTCTTCGAGCGCTACGACGGCCCGGACGTGCTCTTCTACTGCGACCCACCGTACGTTGAGGAGAAGTCGGGCTACTACCGCGGCCCGCTCTTCGACCACGCCGCGTTCGTCGAAGCGCTCGACGCCGTCGACGGTCATTGGGCGGTCTCGTACTCCGAGCCGCCCGCGGGACTCGCGGACCTCGCCACGGCAGTCGTCGAGCGCGACTACAGCCGGTCTGCATCGCTCGACAACAGCACTCGACCGGAACGTCTGTATTTCTCCTACGACCCGACGAATGCTCCACGGTTCGTGAACGCGTCGACGGCGCAGGCGACGCTCGCCCAGACCGACGGAGGTCGTTCAGTCTCTGCGGGCACCGAACGGGGTGGTTGCGATGAGTGAGTCACTCCTCGAATCGAGTCGCTTCATGGGGACGATGCCGTACGGGGACGCGAGCGAGATTGGCGAGCGAATCGGCTACGCGTCACCGCCAACCCACGTCTCCCTCTTCTCCGGGATGGGGGGCTTCGATTTAGGGTTCGATGGAGCGGGCTACAAAACGCTCGCTGCGGTCGAGCAAGACGAGGATGCCGCGGACACCTACCGCCGAAACCTGATCGAAGGCGACCACCTCGATCAGGATGAACCGCCGGTCCTTCTTGAGCGCGATATCCGGAAGATCGCGACGTGGGAGATCCTCGAAGCTGCCGGCGTCGGTGTCGGCGGACTCACGACGATCTCCGGTGGCCCGCCCTGCCAGGGTTTCTCGCATATTGGACAGCGCGAAGAAGACGACCCACGGAACGAACTCTACCGGGAGATGGTTCGAATCGTCGGGCAGGCGAAGCCGCTCACCTTCGTTATGGAGAACGTTTCGGGGCTGGCGACGATGAAGGGCGGGAAGGCTATCCGCGAGGTCTGTAACGCCTTCGCGGACGTCGGCTATCACCTCACCTGGGAGAAGGTCAACGCCGCAGACTACGGGGTCCCCCAGAAGCGGAAGCGCGTCCTACTCATGGGGAAGCGCGTGGACATCATGGGGATGCCCGAGGAGGGGAATCCACAGCTCCACATCGGAGCGAAGCCCGGCCGGGTCAACCATCCGGATTGGTTCCGGGAGCGCCACGATCTGAGGGCTCCCGATCAGGCGACGCTCGACGCGTTCGGGAACGACCCAGACACGCTCGACGACCTTCTTGAGACCGTTATCCAAGAGGGTGTGGACGCATGAGACAGGAGCTCGCGGAAGCCGTGCACGGGAAGCGGACGGTCGCGGCCGCCCGGGAGGCGATGGTCGCGGTCGAGATCGCGGAGGACCTCTGGAACGTCTACACGACGGACGAGGTCTACATGGTCGCAGTCGACCTCAGTGCGTGCACGTGTCCGGATGCGCAGTATCGTGCGCCCGACGAGGGCTGCAAGCACGTGCGGCGTGTCGAGATGCGACTCGGCGAGCGCGACGTCCCGGACGTCCGGCTCGACCCGACGCTCAAGTTCCACACGCAACAGGGGGGTTCAGCGTGAGTTCGTTCTCGGACCCGGACACTCGCTACCAGATCATCAAGAGTGAGACGCCGGTCTCCGTCGACGGCTTCGCGATGGGCGAGCCAACCGGCGAGGTCCGGTGCTGTGAGTGTGGGGCCAGCCATCTCAATATCGATGAGATCCCGCACGCCGAGGACTGCCCGCAGCGGTTTGTCCGGTCGGATTGGTGGCGGGCGCACGTTCTCGACGACTAGCTCGTTTTCCGGCATTCCACCCCCTCTTTTTATACCTCCTTCTCGTCAGTCGCCGTCATGATACTGCACCCGCAGGTCTTCACCGACGAGCACCTGCCGCGGGTGCTCGCCCACCGTGGCGGCCCGCTCGCCGCCCTCGAACAAGCGTGGCGGCCGACGCCTTACGGGCAGTCGCTTAAGGACGTCCTCATCTCCGGGCCGTCCGGAGTCGGGAAGACCGTGCTTGCGCGGTACGCGCTCACCGAGCTCGAAGACGCGCACGGCATCCCGTGGACGCACGTGAAGACGATGGGGGACACGACCGGTGACGTCCTCCGGAACGTCCTCGACGCCTATCCCGCCCGCGTCCAAATCCACGGGAACGAGCCCGTCGACGACCTTGTCTGGACGCTCCGCGACGTCGTCACCGACCCCTACGTCGTCATCCTCGACGAATCCGATGACCTCCCGGAGACGGACGTCCTCCAGGCGCTCGCGGGTGTCGCGGGCATCGCGACGGTCGCGATTGTCCATCATCCCGACGAGTGGCTGGCGCGGGTCGATCACTGGGAGGCCGCCGAGCACGTCGCCCTCGACCGCTACCACGTCGACGAGCTCGTAGATATCCTTCGGGAGCGCGCCGACCGCGGTTTGGAGCCGGGGGCCGTCGACGACCGCCAGTTAGAGAGTATCGCCGACGAGGTTGCCGGCGTCGCCCGCTACGGCATCCAGTCGCTTCTGGCGGCCGCGCGGCTCGCTGTCAACCGCGGTCACACGCGGATTCTCGGCGCGGACGTCCGGGATAGCTATGCGCTCGCTCGGGAGGAGATTCGAGCGAGCAATCTGGAGTCGCTTCCGTTCCATCATCAGGTTTTGTATGCGTTGATGTACGAGCTGGGCGACGCGTCTGCGGGCGATCTCCACGACTACTACGACGAGCGTGCACCGGCGTACTATGAGGGGCGGACGCTCGCGCCGATTAAGCGGCGGGAGCGTCGGAAGAAGCTCCAGAAGCTCATCGACTACGACCTCCTCGCTGGCGAGGGACAGGGTAAGGGCCGGTCGTATGCGCTCGTCGACGGCGAGGTCGAGCCGCTCGTCGAGCCCGTGGTTGAGGCGTGACGGTTCGGGGCTGCTACCAACCACACCAGCTACCACAAAACAACAGTAAACTATAAGTAGCTACCAGTATTACGTAGTAGTGTAGAAGGACGATGACGGCAACCACCCAACTCCAGACGGTCGCGACGAACATCGACGAACAGGCCCTCGGCGACGAACGCATCATCGACTTCGACATCGACGCGAACACCGACTACGAAATCCAGAGCTGCGTCATGGTCGACAACGACGACCGCGTCGTCGAGGCCGCCGTCCGCTTCGGTAAAGTCGAGGAGCGCGAGGACCTCGGCATCGGCAAGAGCCTCATCGGCCGCGCCTGGACGTTCATGGTCGAAGAGCAGACCACTCTCGACGTCGTCGAAGCCGACCTCTCCGACTTCAGCGCTATCGTCCCGCATCTCCGCGTCAACCGCGACAACGTCGAGGAGTACGGCCTTGAGACGCTCACGCTCGACGAGTTCGCCGACATCGTCGCGGCGCTCGCCGACCTCGTCGAGAACGTCCTCCGCGGGCACGGCCGCTCAGTCAACCCCCGCTTCGACGACTACCTCAACTAACCCCACAATGACTCAGAAATCCCGATTCGACCTCGCCGTCGAAACGTTCGTCGAGAGCAGTGACATGACAACCTCGGAAGCCGAAGTCTACATCTGCCGCTATCTGGAGGGGCTTACCGTCGCCGAGACGCAGGACCGCCTCGACAAGAGCGAGCAGACGGTCTACAACCAGGCGTCGAGAGCGAAAAAGAAGGCGCGGCTGCCCGAAGTCTCGAAGATCGAGACGCACGCCCGCGTCACGCCGATGGAGGATGAGGCGGTCATCATCTGGTTCGCGAATCAGGCAAAACTCCAATATCGCGTGCGCGAGCACGAAGACGGCGAAACGACGGTCTACGAGGAGACTGCGGCAGCCGACGACCCGCACACTATCGTCGAGTCGTTCGACGTCAGCATCGACGCCGACGAACTCCGGGAGACCGCGCTCGAATCGCTCGCGGAGTACATCAACGAGTACCAAGACGACCCGGAGGCGTGCCGTCGCGACTGTACGCACGTCTTTGAGGCGCTCACACTCTACGGCGCATGACGGACCGGGAGACCCTCCGCGAGCCGCCGTTTTCTTGCCGCGAGTGCGACAGCGAGTATAGTCGGCTCGGGCAGCACTGGCGGATGAGTGGCTGCGACCCCGTCCTCTCCGGCGAGCAGCGCGCGGTCGTCGAGGGGGTGGTGCTCGCTGGCGCGCACGTCTCGGATCGCGGCGGCCTCATCATCCAGACTGTCCGCCGCGACCTCGCCGAGTGGACGGTGGACGCGTTGGGGTGGCTCGCCGGCAGCCTCACCCGCGTCACCGACGACAACCCCATGCATCAGCCGATGTATCGGTTGGAGACGCCGACGCACTGGCAGCTGGAGCGCTACGAGGACTGGACCGGTGGCCGCGGCCCGCCCGTTGAGTACGAACTCTCCTCGCGAGCGGGTCGGGTCTGGTGGGCGCACGGCGGCCACCTGGAGTTCGCCGACGACGGCGCGTACCGCATCGGCCGCATCTCCGCCGAAGCCGACCCGAAGGCCGTATGGGTCGTGCGTCTCCTCGGCGACGTCGGCGTCGACGCGGACCGCTGGCACAATTACGTCCAACTGACGAGCGACGATCTCGACAACTGGCTCGCGTGGATCGGCGACCCAGTTCCCGGCGTCGAGCACAAGTGGGCGACGTCCCGCGAGGAATACGAGCGGCTGAGAAGTCCGTAGATTTTCCGGCATTACAGCCCCTACATAAGTTCTCGTGGGGCGTCAGACCGTGTTGCCGTGGCATCTCGAACACATAACTCGGCTGAAGCGCGACGGGTTACGCGCGTCACGATGGATATCGACCTCGACCGACTCGGCCTCGACGTTCGTCGCGAGCACCAGATCGTGGAGGCGGAGATCGTCCCGGGCGTCTGCATCAAACTCCATCTCCGCGGGCACACATGGACGCGATACTCGGATGGCGAGCGCGGGTGCCCGCCTGAGGAGCGACTGCAGCCCGACCCGCCGTGGCTCGACGAGGTCTTCGACGCCGTCGAGGAGTCGGAGGTCTGGTAGCCGTGTCACTCAGTGAGGTCGTGAAGGAGGTCTTCGGGGTCGGCGTCGACGTCGTAGCCCTGGCTGGAGAGATAGTCGTTGAGGAGTTCGGCGAGGAGGTCGTCGGCGTCGCTGCTGGTCTCGTGGCCTTCGACGTCGAGGAAGAGGTAGACGAGGTCGCGGAGGAGGTCCGCCATTTCTTGGTCTCGGGTGGCGGCTTCGACGCGGAAATTCCGTTTCTCGGCTTCTGTGACGCTCGTCTGAATCCTCTCGCTGCGCTTCATATATGCACAGATTGCACTGCACCACATATAGTTATGGTCAAGCGATACAACGCGGCGGAGCATCAGCGACCCAACGTTTATACTGATGCACTGCATCAGTGAGCGTGTAGGATGGCAGTCGACAACAAAATCACAGTTCGCGTCACCGACACCCACGACGGGAATATCGACGCGATAGCAGACGCGACAGGCCTCCGCCGCCCCGAAGTCATCCGGCGGCTACTCACGCTCGGCTGTGAGGATGTCGAGGCACTCGGCGTGGACGCCATCCTCCACGCCGACGACCCTGTCGAGATCGAGACCGAGCAGTAACCAGCCGACCACGACGCGGGCGTGACAGCGCCCCGGTCGGCCCTGCGGTCATCCCAGCATGACAGATGAAACCACCACGAAACGACAGCAGCACCGCCAGCTAACCGCCTTCCAGAAGAACATCCTCTACGTCCTCGCAGAGGAATCCCGCTACGGCCTCGCCATCAAGCGCGCGCTCGAAGACTACTACGGCGAGGAAGTCAACCACGGCCGCCTCTACCCGAACCTCGACGACCTCATCCAGAAGGGCTACGTCGAGAAACGCGAGCTCGACAAACGCACCAACGAGTACGGACTCACCGACGACGGCCTCGACGCCGTCATCGACGACCTCGCGTGGGCGCTCGACAAGTTCGTCACCGACGACGAGCGCCGCGCGACCGCGAGGAAGCTCCTCGACGAAACCATCGACGCGGAGCAGATGGTCGAGCAGTACCAGAAGGTCGCAACCGACGGAGGTGAGGAGTGATGGCGGACGAAGAGTACGACCCGACCATCCTACCCGACGGGGCGGAGATCCACTTCACTGACGACCGCGACGCACACGTCCCCGATCGGATCGAGTTCCTTCCCGGCGGGTTCGTCAAGGCGATCTACAAGCAGTCGTACAGCCTCGAGGTCTACCCGCCGCACGCTATCGAGGGCGTGTACACCCACACGAACCACCTCGAAGATGAGGGGTGGTGGTGATGACGGAGTTCATCGAGAAAACGATCCCCGGCTACCTCGTCTACGACTGGCGAGACGAAGACGTCCGCGCGCGGAAGACGAAGCCCGACGATATCGGGATGCACCAGCACGTCATCGACGTCTCCGCGACGTTCCGCGTCCCCAAAATCGACGCGTCGGAACTCGACATCGAAGTCGAAATCCCCGAACACCGGATGCAGACGCTCGCTACTCGGATATCCTCTCGGTCAGCGAGGACGAGCGTGAACCGTGGAAGGACCTCGCCGACGAAATCCTCGACGCCGAG
This sequence is a window from Halocalculus aciditolerans. Protein-coding genes within it:
- a CDS encoding FxLYD domain-containing protein encodes the protein MRRRTFLATTGLASTGLLAGCSGDSTESPKESSREAEQTTEPTTTTTTAQSEAQQKVSEYGAISPDGNLVITSIDWFQDEYQIGAQGIVENISDRDYEYVQVLINFYDKEQIKIGDGLDNTSGLEANSKWRFKAGYLGSDTGTVEYFKVNELTGY
- a CDS encoding type IV toxin-antitoxin system AbiEi family antitoxin domain-containing protein yields the protein MSAEPSIMADVNPDFDATDDTDELLDALKDGRDTDDPWGRANPRYLIEHTSLDKGNVEYQLRRLTDAGWVRKISRGLYEFVDDPRESAQ
- a CDS encoding sigma factor-like helix-turn-helix DNA-binding protein, yielding MTQKSRFDLAVETFVESSDMTTSEAEVYICRYLEGLTVAETQDRLDKSEQTVYNQASRAKKKARLPEVSKIETHARVTPMEDEAVIIWFANQAKLQYRVREHEDGETTVYEETAAADDPHTIVESFDVSIDADELRETALESLAEYINEYQDDPEACRRDCTHVFEALTLYGA
- a CDS encoding DNA cytosine methyltransferase; translated protein: MSESLLESSRFMGTMPYGDASEIGERIGYASPPTHVSLFSGMGGFDLGFDGAGYKTLAAVEQDEDAADTYRRNLIEGDHLDQDEPPVLLERDIRKIATWEILEAAGVGVGGLTTISGGPPCQGFSHIGQREEDDPRNELYREMVRIVGQAKPLTFVMENVSGLATMKGGKAIREVCNAFADVGYHLTWEKVNAADYGVPQKRKRVLLMGKRVDIMGMPEEGNPQLHIGAKPGRVNHPDWFRERHDLRAPDQATLDAFGNDPDTLDDLLETVIQEGVDA
- a CDS encoding DNA adenine methylase → MHSEDDTERSGRKLSAFPYIGSKTYLAPWVVEHLRDHETFVVPFGGAAGVLLNKPRSHAEIFNDRDEYVAEFFDVVRTEPDALASAVENIPYSRGLYNEWSRRFRDPERDLADDRVEEAARWVFLRYASFSGRYGQRAGFATDTPRKGPQKSEIWARVPDRIQLVRDRFKGVAIECGDYSTLFERYDGPDVLFYCDPPYVEEKSGYYRGPLFDHAAFVEALDAVDGHWAVSYSEPPAGLADLATAVVERDYSRSASLDNSTRPERLYFSYDPTNAPRFVNASTAQATLAQTDGGRSVSAGTERGGCDE
- a CDS encoding Cdc6/Cdc18 family protein, which codes for MILHPQVFTDEHLPRVLAHRGGPLAALEQAWRPTPYGQSLKDVLISGPSGVGKTVLARYALTELEDAHGIPWTHVKTMGDTTGDVLRNVLDAYPARVQIHGNEPVDDLVWTLRDVVTDPYVVILDESDDLPETDVLQALAGVAGIATVAIVHHPDEWLARVDHWEAAEHVALDRYHVDELVDILRERADRGLEPGAVDDRQLESIADEVAGVARYGIQSLLAAARLAVNRGHTRILGADVRDSYALAREEIRASNLESLPFHHQVLYALMYELGDASAGDLHDYYDERAPAYYEGRTLAPIKRRERRKKLQKLIDYDLLAGEGQGKGRSYALVDGEVEPLVEPVVEA